Proteins encoded in a region of the Campylobacter geochelonis genome:
- the mreC gene encoding rod shape-determining protein MreC, with protein sequence MNKVRTLFLIAVFVGISLFFGGSIKAGVIDFTGGVITFFKNSVEFVKNKTNEHFNQVDEIQRLRAQNVELRKSAILLSTFAHELNEILLDSNSSKYSPDIKLIRTLSYVNIGDYTKFWVDFDEFNQSKVYGAIYQGNTAGIVVENDKRPVAILQDDDKASFSVYIGSTQIPGIVKGDGKSVIVKFIPQWLNPQVGDEVVTSGLDKIFFAGVPVGRVVKVVDEDLYKSAVVEPYFKENVPAFLYVVTKEE encoded by the coding sequence ATGAATAAAGTAAGAACACTTTTTCTCATCGCTGTTTTTGTTGGAATTTCGCTATTTTTTGGAGGAAGTATAAAGGCTGGTGTGATTGACTTTACTGGAGGTGTTATAACTTTTTTTAAAAATAGCGTTGAATTTGTTAAGAATAAAACAAATGAGCATTTTAACCAAGTAGATGAAATTCAAAGGCTAAGAGCGCAAAACGTTGAACTTAGAAAATCAGCCATTTTGCTAAGCACTTTTGCGCACGAGCTAAACGAAATTTTACTTGATAGCAACTCAAGCAAGTATAGTCCTGATATAAAACTGATAAGAACACTATCATATGTGAATATCGGGGATTATACTAAATTTTGGGTAGATTTTGATGAGTTTAATCAAAGCAAAGTTTATGGGGCTATATATCAAGGAAATACCGCTGGAATCGTAGTAGAAAACGATAAAAGACCAGTTGCGATTTTACAAGATGATGATAAGGCGTCGTTTTCTGTGTATATAGGAAGTACTCAAATTCCAGGCATTGTAAAAGGAGATGGAAAGAGCGTTATAGTTAAATTTATACCTCAATGGCTAAACCCGCAAGTTGGCGATGAAGTCGTTACAAGTGGGCTTGATAAGATATTTTTTGCTGGCGTGCCAGTTGGTAGAGTTGTTAAAGTCGTAGATGAAGATTTATACAAAAGTGCTGTTGTAGAGCCGTATTTTAAAGAGAATGTTCCAGCATTTTTGTATGTCGTCACAAAGGAAGAGTAA
- a CDS encoding rod shape-determining protein, translating to MLIDAILGIFSSDMGIDLGTANTLVLVKDKGIIINEPSVVAVQNEKYGKQKILAVGHEAKEMVGKTPGDIEAIRPMKDGVIADFDMTEKMIRYFIEKTHRRKSFIRPRIIISVPYGLTQVERKAVRESALMAGAREVFLIEEPMAAAIGAGLPVQEPKGSLVVDIGGGTTEIGVISLGGLVISKSVRTAGDKFDISIVNYVKEKYNLLIGERTGEEIKIRVGTAVQLPKELVTVVKGRDQVSGLLSRIELTSEDVREAMREALKEIADALKTVLEMMPPDLASDIVENGIVLTGGGALIRGIDKYLGDIVKLPVYVADEPLLAVAKGTGKALEEIGILRQLSDE from the coding sequence ATGTTGATTGATGCGATTTTGGGAATTTTTTCAAGCGATATGGGTATAGACTTAGGTACTGCAAATACGCTAGTGCTTGTAAAAGATAAGGGAATTATCATAAATGAGCCAAGCGTTGTAGCTGTGCAAAATGAAAAGTATGGCAAACAAAAAATCCTAGCCGTTGGGCATGAAGCTAAAGAGATGGTGGGTAAAACTCCAGGCGATATAGAAGCGATTCGCCCGATGAAAGATGGCGTTATAGCTGACTTTGATATGACAGAGAAGATGATACGCTACTTTATAGAAAAAACACACAGAAGAAAAAGTTTTATAAGACCACGAATCATCATCTCAGTGCCATACGGTTTAACTCAAGTTGAGCGAAAAGCCGTTAGAGAGAGCGCTTTAATGGCTGGAGCGAGAGAAGTTTTTCTAATCGAAGAACCGATGGCAGCCGCTATTGGTGCGGGACTTCCAGTTCAAGAGCCAAAAGGAAGTTTGGTTGTTGATATCGGTGGCGGAACAACAGAAATTGGCGTTATATCCTTAGGTGGGCTTGTTATAAGCAAGTCTGTTAGAACCGCGGGAGATAAATTTGATATTAGCATTGTAAACTATGTAAAAGAAAAATATAACCTTTTAATAGGCGAGCGAACCGGCGAAGAGATAAAAATTCGCGTTGGAACAGCAGTGCAACTTCCAAAAGAGTTAGTTACTGTTGTTAAAGGAAGAGATCAAGTTAGTGGGCTTTTAAGTAGGATTGAGCTAACTAGCGAAGATGTAAGAGAGGCTATGCGCGAAGCTCTTAAAGAAATCGCAGACGCACTTAAAACTGTGTTAGAGATGATGCCACCAGATCTTGCTTCTGATATCGTAGAAAATGGTATCGTTTTAACTGGAGGTGGAGCGCTTATTAGAGGTATTGATAAATACTTAGGAGATATTGTAAAACTTCCAGTATATGTAGCTGATGAGCCGCTTCTTGCGGTCGCAAAAGGAACTGGAAAAGCGTTAGAAGAGATAGGAATTTTAAGACAACTATCAGATGAATAA